In a genomic window of Rhizobium acidisoli:
- a CDS encoding triose-phosphate isomerase, giving the protein MTEKKTLWIGTSWKMNKTLADAAQFAHGLRAADTTSHPRIQRFVIPPFTVVREVKTTLAGTSVKVGAQNMHWDDEGAWTGEISPVMLKDCNLDIVELGHSERREHFGETDVTVGLKVEAAVRHGLIPLICIGETLPEREAGRARDVLERQVRGALGSLSTHQKEKPILLAYEPVWAIGVNGIPATVDYADARQAEIIAFAEAVLGRRIPCLYGGSVNADNCEELISCPHVDGLFIGRSAWKIEGYLDILEKCAAKI; this is encoded by the coding sequence ATGACCGAGAAGAAAACCCTCTGGATTGGCACCAGCTGGAAGATGAACAAGACGCTTGCCGATGCCGCGCAGTTCGCGCACGGTCTCAGGGCCGCAGACACCACGTCCCATCCCCGCATCCAGCGCTTTGTCATCCCTCCTTTCACTGTTGTCCGAGAAGTGAAGACCACGTTGGCGGGCACGTCGGTGAAGGTCGGCGCGCAGAACATGCACTGGGACGACGAGGGCGCCTGGACGGGCGAGATTTCCCCCGTGATGCTTAAGGACTGCAACCTCGACATCGTCGAACTTGGTCACTCCGAGAGGCGTGAACATTTCGGCGAGACAGACGTGACGGTAGGGCTGAAAGTCGAGGCGGCGGTTCGCCACGGCTTGATCCCGCTCATCTGCATAGGGGAGACACTTCCCGAACGCGAGGCCGGGCGAGCCCGCGACGTCCTCGAGCGCCAGGTTCGCGGCGCATTGGGAAGCCTTTCCACCCACCAGAAGGAAAAACCGATACTGCTTGCCTACGAGCCTGTTTGGGCCATTGGCGTCAATGGGATCCCCGCGACAGTGGACTACGCCGACGCCCGCCAGGCCGAGATCATCGCGTTCGCGGAAGCCGTGCTCGGCCGGCGCATTCCCTGCCTCTACGGCGGTTCGGTCAACGCAGACAACTGCGAAGAGCTCATATCCTGCCCTCATGTCGATGGGCTGTTCATCGGCCGCTCCGCCTGGAAGATCGAGGGCTACCTCGACATCCTCGAAAAGTGCGCGGCCAAAATCTGA
- a CDS encoding RpiB/LacA/LacB family sugar-phosphate isomerase, with protein sequence MKVAVAGDSAGEGLAKVLADYLKERFEVFEVSRTDAGLDAFYANLSDRIANGVLDGTYDKAILVCGTGIGVCISANKVPGIRAALAHDTYSAERAALSNNAQIITMGARVIGPELAKSIVDSFLAQTFDANGRSASNVAAIDEVDTKYHAR encoded by the coding sequence ATGAAAGTTGCAGTAGCAGGCGACAGCGCGGGCGAAGGCCTCGCTAAGGTCCTCGCCGATTATCTCAAGGAGCGTTTCGAGGTGTTCGAAGTCTCCCGAACGGACGCCGGTCTCGACGCTTTCTATGCGAACCTCTCCGACAGGATCGCCAACGGCGTGCTTGACGGCACCTATGACAAGGCCATCCTCGTGTGCGGCACCGGGATTGGCGTCTGCATTTCGGCCAACAAGGTACCGGGCATAAGGGCAGCCCTTGCGCACGACACCTACTCCGCCGAGCGGGCGGCGTTGTCGAACAACGCCCAGATCATCACCATGGGCGCCCGCGTCATCGGGCCGGAGCTCGCGAAGTCTATTGTCGACTCCTTCCTCGCCCAGACGTTCGACGCGAACGGTCGCTCGGCGAGCAATGTTGCCGCGATCGACGAGGTCGATACAAAATACCACGCTCGCTAG
- a CDS encoding FadR/GntR family transcriptional regulator encodes MLSVEPKKIPSRLDIALDYITGEIAKGNLGPGDKLPNEKELAQLLGISRTPIREAIKTLAVSGLVETRHGFGNYIRKDEGLPAMPLAMFQLYLQSSTPEMLMELRYVFDRNCSELASLRRTDEDLAAMRECIDRLKRLSEDANSAIEDLLKADLDFHRAIYKAAGNPLIVVIADFVLTMVAPWVQKSLEVSGKWRAVDLHEHMFEMIRDRKTGDLSRESVEENMEHFRTSLLK; translated from the coding sequence ATGCTGTCTGTTGAGCCAAAGAAAATCCCAAGCCGGCTGGACATAGCGCTCGACTACATTACGGGCGAAATTGCCAAAGGCAACCTTGGGCCTGGTGACAAACTTCCCAATGAAAAGGAGCTGGCCCAGCTTCTCGGCATCAGTCGCACTCCAATCAGGGAGGCGATCAAAACGCTCGCGGTGTCGGGTCTTGTTGAGACGCGTCATGGCTTTGGAAATTACATCCGTAAGGACGAAGGCCTTCCGGCGATGCCGCTTGCGATGTTTCAGCTCTATCTTCAGAGCTCGACGCCTGAGATGTTGATGGAGCTGCGATACGTTTTCGACCGCAACTGTTCAGAACTCGCGTCCCTGCGGCGTACGGACGAAGACCTCGCCGCAATGAGAGAGTGCATCGACCGACTAAAAAGGCTGTCGGAGGATGCGAACTCCGCGATCGAAGATCTCCTCAAGGCCGACCTCGATTTCCACCGAGCAATATACAAAGCTGCCGGAAACCCGTTGATCGTCGTGATCGCCGACTTCGTGCTGACGATGGTCGCGCCTTGGGTGCAAAAATCGCTGGAGGTCAGTGGCAAATGGCGCGCAGTCGATCTCCACGAACACATGTTTGAGATGATCCGGGACAGAAAGACCGGTGACCTCAGCCGCGAGAGCGTCGAGGAAAACATGGAACACTTCCGCACATCGCTGTTGAAATGA
- a CDS encoding SDR family NAD(P)-dependent oxidoreductase, with protein MRLSGRTAVVTGAGRGIGLAIAEAYVREGANVAIVDRDLEVANEAAERLGERALAVRADISVNEDVETIVKETISRFGTVDILVNNAGVGATTLFLDSSREEFERVVRINLTGTFLVAQAFARIMAAKGYGRIINIASLSGQKGGVGRSAYGASKAGVELLTKVMAVELAESGINVNNIAPGPILTEVSKVMHTVETRDAYHRLVPQRRYGEPSEIADAAVFLASDDAAYITGHTLNVDGGFLAAGLMFPFDPKASKRLGQISE; from the coding sequence ATGAGACTTTCTGGACGCACTGCCGTGGTGACAGGCGCTGGCCGGGGGATCGGACTGGCGATCGCTGAAGCCTATGTTCGCGAAGGCGCGAACGTCGCTATCGTCGACCGCGATCTGGAAGTGGCGAACGAAGCCGCCGAGCGGCTTGGGGAGCGGGCTTTGGCCGTCCGCGCCGATATTTCCGTCAACGAAGACGTTGAGACGATCGTTAAGGAAACGATCAGCCGGTTTGGCACAGTCGACATACTCGTTAACAACGCGGGTGTGGGCGCAACCACTCTGTTTCTCGACAGCTCGAGAGAGGAATTCGAACGCGTCGTCCGGATCAATCTGACCGGAACATTCCTCGTGGCGCAAGCCTTTGCTCGGATCATGGCCGCCAAAGGCTATGGGAGAATCATCAACATCGCTTCACTGTCCGGTCAAAAGGGCGGTGTCGGGCGTTCGGCCTATGGTGCCTCGAAGGCCGGCGTCGAACTTCTCACGAAGGTGATGGCCGTGGAACTCGCCGAATCGGGAATCAACGTGAATAACATCGCACCGGGTCCGATATTGACCGAGGTCTCAAAAGTCATGCACACGGTCGAAACGCGTGACGCCTATCATCGGCTCGTTCCCCAACGCCGTTATGGCGAACCATCGGAAATCGCTGACGCCGCGGTGTTCCTGGCGAGCGACGATGCAGCCTATATCACGGGGCACACCCTGAACGTCGACGGCGGCTTCCTGGCCGCTGGCCTCATGTTCCCATTCGATCCGAAAGCCTCGAAGCGGCTGGGACAAATCAGCGAATAA
- a CDS encoding four-carbon acid sugar kinase family protein: protein MFYGDDFTGSSENLAQFHRSGVKGKLYLARPSAQTAATDSRSYDVLGFAGTARALSGVELDEELDSAFSIMRTLDSPLIQYKICSTFDSSPTVGSYGAVLARAAAHFGKRDVPVLAATPDFGRYTCFGNHFARFADRIERLDRHPSMSRHPRTPMHEADLRMHLAGQTDKEFVNVTLPAIRNRSAMDESVFKAFQEGAGVIFDGLENADLAAVADLLWARYPTRPMFALAAQGLAQQLGALWARSGLLSSAEPVKTEIVGVENLLVLSGSCALQTGRQIAVAEASGWKLVHLDVSRIASDEQATPIAREAALKAIEGLDRGRPTIIYTARGETGRVAGGDVPAERLGAIYCDVARAVRRAVSLPRIVFSGGDSSSYAVRTIGAEALEIAVFDEVQNCHVCRLAAPGDADVDGLEVMLKGGQIGGDDFFLRAKAGTAGSVAA, encoded by the coding sequence GTGTTTTACGGCGACGACTTCACGGGTTCTTCCGAAAACCTGGCGCAGTTCCATCGCAGTGGCGTGAAGGGCAAGCTGTATCTGGCGCGCCCCTCAGCACAGACGGCGGCGACGGACTCTCGGTCTTATGATGTGCTTGGCTTCGCCGGCACCGCACGGGCGTTGTCCGGCGTCGAACTCGACGAGGAGCTTGACAGCGCGTTTTCGATCATGCGCACCCTCGACAGTCCGCTTATCCAATACAAGATCTGCTCGACGTTCGACTCATCGCCCACCGTTGGAAGCTATGGTGCTGTCCTGGCGCGCGCTGCGGCTCACTTCGGCAAGAGGGACGTTCCAGTCCTCGCCGCGACCCCGGACTTCGGGCGCTACACCTGTTTCGGAAACCATTTCGCGCGCTTTGCCGACAGGATAGAGCGGCTGGACCGGCACCCGAGCATGTCGCGCCACCCCAGGACGCCGATGCACGAGGCGGATCTGCGCATGCATCTGGCTGGGCAAACGGATAAGGAATTCGTCAACGTAACGCTTCCCGCGATCCGGAACCGCTCGGCAATGGACGAGAGTGTGTTCAAGGCCTTCCAAGAGGGGGCAGGGGTCATTTTCGATGGGCTCGAAAACGCGGATCTTGCGGCTGTCGCCGATCTGCTCTGGGCGCGATATCCCACACGTCCCATGTTCGCGCTTGCGGCTCAAGGCCTGGCGCAACAACTCGGAGCTCTTTGGGCCCGCTCGGGGCTGCTATCGTCGGCCGAGCCTGTAAAGACGGAGATCGTCGGAGTCGAAAATCTCCTGGTGTTATCAGGCAGCTGTGCTCTGCAAACCGGGCGCCAGATCGCTGTGGCCGAAGCTTCCGGGTGGAAGCTTGTCCACTTGGATGTCTCCAGGATCGCGTCCGACGAACAAGCTACGCCGATTGCCCGGGAGGCTGCTCTTAAGGCGATCGAAGGCCTTGATCGTGGCCGCCCCACAATCATCTACACGGCTCGCGGGGAGACCGGCCGCGTGGCCGGCGGCGATGTTCCCGCGGAACGCTTGGGAGCCATCTACTGCGACGTCGCACGTGCCGTGCGCCGCGCGGTTTCCTTGCCGCGGATCGTCTTTTCAGGCGGCGACAGTTCGAGCTATGCGGTGCGGACAATTGGCGCCGAAGCGCTCGAGATTGCCGTTTTTGACGAGGTACAGAATTGTCACGTCTGCCGTCTTGCCGCACCGGGCGACGCCGACGTCGATGGCCTCGAGGTTATGCTGAAGGGCGGGCAGATCGGTGGCGATGATTTCTTCCTCCGGGCCAAGGCGGGCACTGCGGGTTCGGTGGCGGCATAA
- a CDS encoding 3-keto-5-aminohexanoate cleavage protein, protein MQKKIILEARVNEYAPRTSNPNIPYTADEIVEAAVAARKAGAAILHYHARTPDGGATNTVEANAEIIREVRRATDLLILPTLGFISNDADAKKRIDTVATLALDPATKPDIAPIDTGSANLELWDAETRTFENPERLYLNTTESLAHYARTLSGRGVKPKLVSWSVGFTRRAIALMDAGLVKGPAYFLLHLTGGRYITGHPPTEAGLMAHLAFLPDDRPIEWTVNCLGGNLLNIAPAICRLGGHMAIGIGDYPYRELGMPTNADVISRAVEIAQKVGREPATPQEARAILELDGA, encoded by the coding sequence ATGCAAAAGAAAATCATCCTCGAAGCCAGGGTTAACGAATACGCGCCGCGGACTTCCAACCCAAATATCCCTTACACCGCCGACGAGATCGTCGAAGCCGCCGTTGCAGCCCGCAAGGCGGGAGCGGCGATCCTGCATTATCATGCCAGGACACCCGACGGCGGAGCGACGAACACCGTAGAAGCAAACGCCGAAATCATCCGCGAAGTCAGGCGGGCGACCGATTTGCTGATCCTGCCCACTCTCGGCTTTATCTCGAATGATGCCGACGCCAAGAAGCGCATCGACACGGTCGCAACCCTGGCATTGGACCCGGCTACGAAGCCAGACATTGCTCCGATCGATACCGGTTCGGCCAATCTCGAGCTTTGGGATGCCGAGACGCGCACGTTCGAAAATCCCGAGCGGTTGTATCTGAACACGACGGAAAGCCTTGCGCATTACGCGCGCACACTGAGCGGAAGAGGCGTGAAGCCGAAGTTGGTCTCATGGTCGGTTGGATTCACGCGTCGCGCCATTGCACTGATGGACGCGGGTCTCGTGAAGGGTCCTGCCTACTTTCTCCTCCACCTGACAGGAGGGCGGTACATCACCGGGCACCCGCCGACCGAGGCTGGTCTTATGGCACATCTTGCATTTCTGCCAGACGACAGGCCGATCGAATGGACGGTCAATTGCCTTGGGGGCAATCTCTTGAACATCGCTCCTGCGATCTGCCGTCTGGGCGGCCACATGGCTATTGGAATAGGCGACTACCCTTATCGTGAGCTCGGTATGCCCACGAACGCGGATGTCATATCGCGCGCTGTCGAGATCGCCCAAAAAGTCGGGCGCGAGCCCGCTACACCCCAAGAGGCACGCGCCATCCTCGAACTCGACGGCGCGTAG
- a CDS encoding sugar ABC transporter ATP-binding protein, translating into MVNATEKIKLQTTVQSSSARVLLRAEGVEKSFNGVPALVDGRLTLKAGTVHALCGGNGAGKSTFLNIAMGLLRRDGGIVEIDGEQVDFKSAADALRHGIAIITQELSPVPEMTVAENLYLGREPKRLGVLIDFSQMRRDAQAFLDELGFEVDATRKMGELSLAQIQLVEIAKALSYRAHIVIMDEPTSAIGEHEVHVLFNALRKITARGSAIVYVSHKLTEIFEIADEYTVFRDGRFIETGNIKDIDRRHLVTQIVGREVKLVERGKPLEDAPILLSVSNLARGSHFRDISLDVASGEVVGIYGLLGSGRTEFLETIFGLHSPTGGEIVFDGGKVKPGSPKDAIQRGMAMVTEDRKDSGLVLSASIAHNITLSSLALMAISGFIRGDKERSAVQDMIVSQRIKSASPDVAVETLSGGNQQKVVLARCLLTNPKLLICDEPTRGIDEGSKQEIYAFLRDFAAKGNGVLVVSSEAPEIMQLSDRIAIFKQGQLVNVIDGAEASQQTLMDLAS; encoded by the coding sequence ATGGTGAACGCAACTGAGAAAATAAAACTTCAGACAACCGTGCAGTCGTCGTCGGCACGCGTGCTTCTGCGGGCCGAGGGCGTGGAAAAGTCGTTCAACGGCGTACCAGCGCTCGTTGATGGCCGACTGACACTAAAGGCTGGGACAGTCCATGCTTTGTGCGGCGGTAATGGCGCCGGCAAGTCGACATTCCTCAACATCGCGATGGGATTGCTCCGCCGTGATGGCGGGATAGTTGAGATCGATGGCGAGCAGGTCGACTTTAAAAGCGCCGCTGACGCTTTGCGTCACGGCATCGCGATCATCACTCAAGAGCTTTCCCCGGTCCCCGAGATGACCGTCGCCGAAAACTTATACCTTGGGCGCGAGCCGAAAAGGCTTGGCGTGCTCATCGATTTCAGCCAGATGCGCCGCGACGCCCAGGCATTCCTCGATGAGCTCGGTTTCGAAGTCGACGCTACCAGGAAGATGGGCGAATTAAGCCTCGCCCAGATTCAGCTCGTCGAAATTGCGAAGGCTCTCAGCTATAGGGCGCATATCGTCATCATGGACGAGCCGACATCGGCTATCGGCGAACACGAAGTCCATGTCTTGTTCAACGCGCTCCGCAAGATCACCGCACGCGGTTCCGCAATCGTCTACGTGTCTCACAAACTCACGGAAATCTTTGAGATCGCGGATGAGTATACCGTGTTCCGCGACGGCCGTTTCATCGAGACCGGAAACATCAAGGATATCGATCGCCGCCATCTTGTGACACAGATCGTAGGGCGTGAAGTCAAGTTGGTCGAGAGGGGAAAACCTCTCGAAGACGCGCCGATCCTGCTTTCTGTCTCGAACTTGGCGCGAGGGTCCCATTTCCGGGACATTTCGTTGGACGTGGCGTCGGGCGAAGTGGTCGGCATCTATGGATTGCTTGGATCCGGCCGAACCGAATTTCTGGAAACTATATTCGGGCTGCATTCTCCGACTGGAGGCGAAATCGTCTTCGATGGCGGCAAGGTCAAGCCAGGCAGTCCAAAGGACGCAATCCAGCGTGGCATGGCGATGGTGACCGAGGATCGCAAGGACAGCGGTCTCGTGCTGTCGGCTTCGATTGCCCATAACATCACGCTTTCCTCGCTCGCCCTGATGGCCATCAGCGGTTTCATCCGCGGAGACAAAGAGCGCAGCGCAGTCCAAGACATGATCGTCTCACAGAGGATCAAGTCGGCGTCGCCGGATGTTGCCGTCGAAACTCTGTCAGGCGGCAACCAGCAAAAAGTCGTGCTGGCCCGTTGTCTTCTGACAAATCCGAAGCTGCTCATTTGCGACGAACCGACGCGCGGCATCGACGAAGGTTCCAAGCAGGAGATCTACGCGTTCCTGCGGGACTTCGCGGCAAAGGGTAACGGCGTCCTGGTGGTTTCATCGGAGGCACCGGAGATCATGCAGCTCAGTGACAGGATTGCGATCTTCAAACAGGGGCAGCTCGTCAATGTAATCGACGGTGCCGAGGCATCACAACAGACGCTCATGGATTTGGCGAGCTGA
- a CDS encoding ABC transporter permease, with amino-acid sequence MSTIALERSGSFRAGEMIRQFSIVLVFLLIVAFFSVASPYFMSWPNWLNLVRQSSINGILAIGVTFVILTKGIDLSVGSVMAISGMIAASLVTETNEHFVLIGILAGLAVGAGLGLVNGVLVAAIKVPPFVVTLGMLSVARGLTLIFSQGSPIPNLSDAYKWIGSGQVMYIPVPIIILFLVFIIGWLVLNYTTFGRYVYAVGGNEKAARTSGISTKVIVGATYVISGLLAGLAGLVLTARTTAALPQAGIGYELDAIAAVVIGGTSLAGGRGSLLGTLIGALIIGTINNGMDLMGVSSYYQQVLKGTIIVVAVIADQFRK; translated from the coding sequence ATGAGTACAATCGCTTTGGAAAGATCGGGAAGCTTCCGTGCCGGCGAGATGATAAGGCAATTCAGCATCGTCTTGGTGTTCCTGCTGATCGTCGCGTTTTTTTCAGTTGCCAGCCCTTATTTCATGAGCTGGCCGAACTGGCTCAATCTGGTCCGGCAGTCGTCGATCAACGGCATTCTGGCGATCGGTGTCACCTTCGTGATCTTGACCAAGGGCATTGACCTGTCCGTTGGCTCGGTCATGGCTATTTCCGGGATGATCGCCGCCAGCCTGGTGACTGAAACCAACGAGCACTTTGTCCTCATCGGCATCTTGGCCGGACTGGCTGTTGGCGCGGGCCTCGGCCTCGTGAACGGCGTCCTCGTGGCCGCGATCAAAGTTCCGCCGTTCGTGGTGACGCTTGGGATGCTGAGCGTGGCGCGCGGTCTAACCTTGATCTTCTCCCAGGGAAGTCCGATCCCCAATCTCTCCGACGCCTACAAGTGGATCGGCTCCGGCCAGGTCATGTACATCCCCGTTCCGATTATCATTCTGTTTCTCGTATTCATCATCGGCTGGCTCGTTCTGAACTACACAACCTTCGGACGCTACGTCTACGCCGTCGGGGGCAATGAGAAAGCGGCGCGCACGAGCGGCATTTCCACCAAAGTAATCGTCGGCGCGACCTATGTGATCTCGGGTCTGTTGGCTGGTCTTGCGGGACTTGTCCTGACGGCTCGCACCACCGCCGCGCTGCCGCAAGCTGGCATCGGTTATGAGCTTGACGCGATCGCTGCCGTCGTGATCGGCGGGACGAGCCTTGCGGGCGGCCGAGGATCGCTGCTCGGTACTCTCATCGGAGCCCTGATCATTGGCACCATCAATAACGGCATGGACCTGATGGGGGTGTCTTCCTACTACCAGCAGGTGCTCAAGGGCACCATCATCGTGGTCGCGGTCATCGCCGACCAGTTCCGCAAATAG
- a CDS encoding substrate-binding domain-containing protein, whose product MQMFRRSLLRAGAGLALAAVTLTGPKLAFAEDKIRIAALSFGESGEYMKAWSTEIQNHPAVKSGEVEITVFDGKYDPLTQANQIDTAITQEFNAIIMSPFDLEASAPPIEKAAEAKIPLIVSALKTKSTKYTASIIVNDTEGGRIIAEELAKRLPNGGNVVLMEGPIGQSAQIERRAGIDAGLAKFTNLKLIEDKTGNWSRAEGQALMENWLLAHPGQINGVLAENDEMALGAIEAMKSAGIDLKTVPVLAIDGIPDAKRAVKKGEMAVSLYKYARAEGQGAVDLALRAIKGESYKPQSEIWGSLMEWKGGTEKDYVVPWLVLDSGNVEKYM is encoded by the coding sequence ATGCAGATGTTTAGGAGGAGCCTGCTCAGGGCAGGCGCGGGATTGGCACTCGCCGCGGTGACACTGACAGGACCCAAACTGGCGTTCGCGGAAGACAAGATCCGCATCGCAGCGTTGTCGTTCGGCGAGTCCGGCGAATACATGAAGGCTTGGTCGACGGAAATCCAGAACCATCCCGCCGTCAAGTCGGGCGAGGTCGAGATCACCGTTTTCGACGGCAAATATGATCCGCTAACACAGGCGAACCAGATCGACACCGCTATCACCCAAGAGTTCAACGCGATCATCATGTCACCGTTCGACCTTGAGGCCTCGGCACCGCCGATCGAAAAGGCAGCGGAAGCGAAAATCCCGCTGATCGTGTCGGCGCTCAAGACGAAGTCGACGAAATACACCGCGTCCATCATCGTTAACGACACCGAAGGTGGCCGGATCATCGCTGAGGAACTCGCCAAGCGCCTTCCGAACGGCGGCAACGTCGTCCTCATGGAAGGTCCGATCGGCCAATCGGCCCAGATCGAGCGGCGCGCAGGCATCGATGCTGGTCTCGCCAAGTTCACCAATCTTAAGCTCATCGAAGACAAGACAGGCAATTGGAGCCGCGCCGAAGGTCAGGCGCTCATGGAGAATTGGTTGCTCGCGCATCCTGGCCAGATCAACGGCGTCCTTGCGGAAAACGACGAGATGGCGCTTGGCGCGATCGAAGCGATGAAGAGCGCCGGCATCGATCTCAAGACCGTTCCCGTTCTCGCGATCGACGGCATCCCGGACGCAAAGCGCGCCGTGAAGAAGGGCGAGATGGCGGTCAGCCTCTACAAGTACGCCCGCGCCGAAGGCCAGGGCGCGGTCGACCTCGCACTGCGGGCGATCAAGGGCGAGAGCTACAAGCCGCAGTCCGAAATCTGGGGCTCGCTGATGGAATGGAAGGGCGGCACCGAGAAGGACTACGTCGTGCCGTGGCTCGTGCTCGATTCCGGCAATGTCGAGAAGTACATGTAA
- a CDS encoding aldo/keto reductase, with amino-acid sequence MLKRKVGKTDVTLTSLGLGTSPLGGCNVDVSFQTFEAVVLKAYDLGVRYFDTAPLYGLGKSEHSLGHVLRNNDLVGKVVVSTKAGRILKPESRAKRAESLYGIDWVKALPFVDDYDYSYDGIMRAFEDSQQRLGMDHIDILYLHDVSGEWHREAYDTHLSALRASGYKACDELRRTGSVKAIGLGVNETASVLQVAEEFDLDCSMVAGRYTLLNHGALDHFYPEMQRRGIGIIAAGIYNSGILAEGSKSMTTTRTYDCQPAPEPIVRKVEALEAVCQRHGVSLPTAATQFVYAHPAVTAVVQGALTPEHVAANVAAISTPVPAAFWADLKSSGLIPEAAPVPEA; translated from the coding sequence ATGTTGAAAAGAAAAGTTGGAAAGACCGATGTGACACTGACCTCCCTGGGGCTGGGTACCTCGCCGCTCGGCGGGTGCAATGTCGATGTGAGCTTCCAGACTTTCGAGGCGGTCGTCCTCAAGGCATACGACTTGGGCGTTCGTTATTTCGACACCGCGCCCCTTTATGGTCTCGGAAAATCAGAGCATTCCCTTGGCCACGTCCTTCGCAACAACGACCTCGTCGGCAAGGTCGTGGTCAGCACCAAGGCGGGCCGGATTCTGAAACCGGAAAGCCGCGCTAAGCGTGCCGAGAGCCTTTACGGCATCGACTGGGTGAAGGCGCTGCCGTTCGTCGACGACTACGATTACTCGTACGATGGCATCATGCGCGCCTTCGAGGATAGCCAACAGCGCCTTGGCATGGACCACATCGACATCCTTTATCTCCATGATGTCAGCGGCGAATGGCATCGCGAGGCTTACGACACCCACTTGTCGGCGCTGAGAGCGAGCGGTTACAAGGCGTGTGACGAACTGCGACGGACGGGCTCGGTTAAAGCCATCGGCCTCGGCGTCAACGAGACGGCCTCGGTACTTCAGGTCGCGGAGGAATTCGATCTCGATTGCTCCATGGTCGCCGGGCGCTACACCCTGCTCAACCATGGCGCTCTCGACCATTTCTATCCAGAAATGCAGCGTCGCGGCATCGGTATCATCGCAGCCGGCATCTACAACTCCGGCATCCTCGCCGAGGGCAGCAAGTCGATGACGACGACCCGCACCTACGATTGCCAGCCTGCGCCTGAACCGATCGTCCGCAAGGTCGAGGCGCTCGAAGCCGTCTGCCAGCGCCACGGTGTCTCGCTGCCGACCGCAGCGACACAGTTTGTCTACGCACATCCGGCGGTGACTGCGGTGGTGCAGGGAGCGCTGACGCCGGAACACGTGGCCGCGAACGTCGCCGCGATCTCGACGCCGGTTCCGGCCGCGTTCTGGGCCGACTTGAAGTCGTCCGGCCTCATCCCTGAAGCCGCGCCAGTCCCGGAGGCGTGA